A window of the Salvelinus sp. IW2-2015 linkage group LG37, ASM291031v2, whole genome shotgun sequence genome harbors these coding sequences:
- the LOC111960302 gene encoding serine protease HTRA3 isoform X2: MQNQPKQSIGTSHPTSPRYKFNFIADVVEKIAPAVVHIELFLRHPLFGRNVPLSSGSGFVMSETGLIVTNAHVVSSTTPMSGHQQLKVQMHSGDIYEATIKDIDKKSDIATIKVNSLKKLSVLLLGHSADLRPGEFVVAIGSPFALQNTVTTGIVSTAQRDGKELGIRDSDMGYVQTDAIINYGNSGGPLVNLDGEVIGINTLKVAAGISFAIPSDRITRFLNESMDKQSKEVRSLKKRFIGIRMLTITSALVEELKQQNPDFPEVTSGIYVHEVVPHSPAQKGGIRDGDIIVKLNGRPLLTTTDLQGALTQETTLLLEVRRGNDDLLFNIQPDVIMQ, encoded by the exons ATGCAAAATCAACCAAAACAAAG TATAGGTACTTCACACCCCACCAGTCCCAGGTATAAGTTTAACTTCATAGCTGACGTGGTGGAGAAGATCGCTCCGGCTGTGGTCCACATCGAACTCTTCCTCAG GCACCCTCTGTTCGGCCGGAACGTCCCTCTGTCTAGcgggtcaggctttgtgatgtcAGAGACGGGCCTGATAGTGACCAATGCCCACGTCGTGTCCAGCACCACGCCCATGTCAGGTCATCAGCAGCTCAAGGTCCAGATGCACAGTGGTGACATCTACGAGGCGACCATCAAGGACATCGACAAGAAGTCCGACATCGCCACCATAAAAGTCAACTCACTG AAAAAGCTCTCGGTGCTGTTGCTTGGCCACTCGGCCGACCTTCGACCCGGTGAGTTTGTGGTTGCGATCGGCAGCCCCTTTGCGCTCCAGAACACGGTTACCACGGGGATCGTGAGCACGGCCCAGAGGGACGGCAAAGAGCTGGGCATCAGAGACTCTGACATGGGCTATGTACAGACAGACGCCATCATTAAC TATGGAAATTCAGGTGGACCTCTCGTTAACTTG GATGGAGAGGTGATTGGCATCAACACTCTCAAGGTGGCTGCTGGGATTTCCTTCGCCATCCCCTCTGATAGGATCACACGCTTCCTCAACGAATCAATGGACAAGCAGAGCAAAG AAGTGAGATCACTGAAGAAGCGGTTTATTGGGATAAGGATGCTCACCATCACCTCAGC cCTGGTTGAGGAGCTGAAGCAGCAGAACCCAGACTTCCCAGAGGTCACTAGTGGGATCTACGTTCATGAAGTGGTTCCTCACTCTCCTGCACAGAA AGGTGGAATCAGAGACGGCGACATCATCGTGAAGCTGAACGGCCGTCCGCTGCTGACCACTACTGACCTACAGGGGGCGCTCACACAGGAGACGACTCTGCTGTTGGAGGTCAGGAGGGGCAACGACGACCTCCTCTTCAACATCCAGCCTGATGTCATTATGCAGTAA
- the LOC111960302 gene encoding serine protease HTRA3 isoform X1 produces the protein MQVLLFATVLFCVEDFVRAEPKPKCTERCDVSTCPSPSCPMGYVPDRCNCCLVCAQGEGDPCGRKDDLPCGDGLDCKHPAGKRLAKGFCQCKLGHKVCGSDGNTYGNVCQLKAQSRKALQQGLPAINSVQKGPCKINQNKGTSHPTSPRYKFNFIADVVEKIAPAVVHIELFLRHPLFGRNVPLSSGSGFVMSETGLIVTNAHVVSSTTPMSGHQQLKVQMHSGDIYEATIKDIDKKSDIATIKVNSLKKLSVLLLGHSADLRPGEFVVAIGSPFALQNTVTTGIVSTAQRDGKELGIRDSDMGYVQTDAIINYGNSGGPLVNLDGEVIGINTLKVAAGISFAIPSDRITRFLNESMDKQSKEVRSLKKRFIGIRMLTITSALVEELKQQNPDFPEVTSGIYVHEVVPHSPAQKGGIRDGDIIVKLNGRPLLTTTDLQGALTQETTLLLEVRRGNDDLLFNIQPDVIMQ, from the exons ATGCAGGTCCTTCTGTTTGCCACCGTTCTCTTCTGCGTCGAGGACTTCGTCCGTGCTGAGCCCAAACCAAAGTGCACGGAGCGCTGCGACGTGAGCacttgccccagccccagctgcCCGATGGGTTACGTTCCAGACCGATGCAACTGCTGCCTGGTATGCGCCCAGGGCGAAGGCGATCCATGCGGACGCAAAGACGACCTACCCTGCGGTGATGGACTCGACTGCAAGCACCCGGCCGGCAAGCGTCTCGCCAAGGGGTTCTGCCAGTGCAAATTGGGCCATAAAGTCTGCGGCAGTGATGGCAATACCTATGGGAACGTGTGTCAGCTTAAGGCGCAGAGTAGGAAGGCTCTGCAACAGGGGCTGCCAGCCATCAACTCGGTCCAGAAGGGACCATGCAAAATCAACCAAAACAAAG GTACTTCACACCCCACCAGTCCCAGGTATAAGTTTAACTTCATAGCTGACGTGGTGGAGAAGATCGCTCCGGCTGTGGTCCACATCGAACTCTTCCTCAG GCACCCTCTGTTCGGCCGGAACGTCCCTCTGTCTAGcgggtcaggctttgtgatgtcAGAGACGGGCCTGATAGTGACCAATGCCCACGTCGTGTCCAGCACCACGCCCATGTCAGGTCATCAGCAGCTCAAGGTCCAGATGCACAGTGGTGACATCTACGAGGCGACCATCAAGGACATCGACAAGAAGTCCGACATCGCCACCATAAAAGTCAACTCACTG AAAAAGCTCTCGGTGCTGTTGCTTGGCCACTCGGCCGACCTTCGACCCGGTGAGTTTGTGGTTGCGATCGGCAGCCCCTTTGCGCTCCAGAACACGGTTACCACGGGGATCGTGAGCACGGCCCAGAGGGACGGCAAAGAGCTGGGCATCAGAGACTCTGACATGGGCTATGTACAGACAGACGCCATCATTAAC TATGGAAATTCAGGTGGACCTCTCGTTAACTTG GATGGAGAGGTGATTGGCATCAACACTCTCAAGGTGGCTGCTGGGATTTCCTTCGCCATCCCCTCTGATAGGATCACACGCTTCCTCAACGAATCAATGGACAAGCAGAGCAAAG AAGTGAGATCACTGAAGAAGCGGTTTATTGGGATAAGGATGCTCACCATCACCTCAGC cCTGGTTGAGGAGCTGAAGCAGCAGAACCCAGACTTCCCAGAGGTCACTAGTGGGATCTACGTTCATGAAGTGGTTCCTCACTCTCCTGCACAGAA AGGTGGAATCAGAGACGGCGACATCATCGTGAAGCTGAACGGCCGTCCGCTGCTGACCACTACTGACCTACAGGGGGCGCTCACACAGGAGACGACTCTGCTGTTGGAGGTCAGGAGGGGCAACGACGACCTCCTCTTCAACATCCAGCCTGATGTCATTATGCAGTAA